A stretch of DNA from Arachis hypogaea cultivar Tifrunner chromosome 19, arahy.Tifrunner.gnm2.J5K5, whole genome shotgun sequence:
CGTTTTAAAGCAAAACTGGAAAGGGtcatgcatgcttttttttttttttttttgaaaaaaaaaaaattgaaaacgaggACGTTTTCTAGTAAAGGAATGCCAAAATCGTAATATGCTCGGGGAACGTCTCCTTCCTCTTCCTCTCGCAGTCTCGCACCCACAAGGGCACCCCTCAGTGTCTGAGTCTCGTCACTCTCTCGGTAAGCTCaagctctctcatctctctcccTGTCGCTCTCGCACTCAAGCTCTCTCGCACTGCCTCCGGTCTCGCACTCAAGCTTGTTGTTGCTCGTCACCGTCTCGCAGTCAGCGCGCGCCTTCCCTGCGCTCGTCATCTCCGGCGGCAGAAGCAGCACGTCCCGGGCTGGTCGTCGTCTTTTTGCTTCGAGCCTCGCCGTCAGCAGCTGGTCCCCGATTTGGTGAGTTCCAACAAATtccccttttctttcttgctcaatTCAATTTTGCTCAATTCAATTTTGTTGCTGTAATTCATCAGTGCACCTTGATTTTGTTGCTAaaagttgaatttgttgctgaaaatatCACCGAACTAATTTTTTGGTTGCTGAAATTCATCAGAATTGAATTTATTACTGATTATCATCACTGGAGCTTGAATCTGTTGTTGTCTTGCTGAAAtaatcacttagctaaatttTTTGTTTCTGTAAATCTGTAATCTTTTGTTGCTGAAAATGATCATATATTGAATAAAATTGTTCAGTTAAATTTGTTCccatgctctttttttttcttgctagAATTTAAAAAATGTCGTCATCACAACTCAGTTGCTATTATGAATTATTCTTAGTATTGATTTGTGAAAAATACACAAATGTTGATATAGATGCAAACCAAAATGAAGGAAATGTTGGTTAAGCTTCAAATTTGTTCTATGAAGATATAGATGCCGACTTTGAGATCACCTCTTGAATTTGATTTACCTGATTGTGTTATTTTTTGCTCTTTCACttgttcatttaaattgagaaagtattTTGTACTCGTGACTAGTTTATATCACTTTTTACATCATTAGTTATTTCTACAAAATTGATACTTaatgttattaatatgtttgtGAAGACatgcattttaagttttaactgtagattttaattttttatttttataattttacatttttatttaattatgaccgagTCAAGGAGGTAAATTAGTGACCCAACGGTTGAACAAATGACCTGGTGATCCAATCGTATGACTAGGTCAATTATCGGTTCGGTTTTGATAACTATGGTTAGTAGTATGTATTTGTCAATTTGAGTTACTAACTTTGTAATTGTTGTTAATTGGAATTTTGTTAGTTATTGTATATTAATCTGTTTTGATGCTAGTGTTGTGACTAAGGAATCATTGAACTATTGGTGTTGTTGCACTTAGCTAATAGGTTGTGATAGTTTGATTAGATAATAGGTTGTGACTTTGTGGTTATGTGATAGTGTGATTAGATTATATGTGATTGCACTTAgctagtttatatttttatttatgtgggACCGGACCAATGATTCAACTAGTGACCCATCGATTGAACTAATGTTCCAGTGACCCAGTAGTTTGTTTGGTTCCATCACCATTTACCGGTTCGGTTCTAACAACTATGGTTAGTAGTTCTCAATCTAAAAGAACCTCAACAAAACCTCACTCTTACCATTTGCAGCATCGGGTACGGCGACCCAAGAGTCACGCCACCGTCACCGCTGGAGTCACTCTCACTGGAAGGAGGTATTTGTTACACTTTCTTCATTATTTTATATTGGTTCAGAAGTTTTGGATTTTGAGCATTGAGAATATTACTTGCCAGTTCTACAGCTGAAGCTTAATTATTGTAACTTCTTTTGGCCTTCATTGCTCTCTCATTCCAATTTCTTTGCAGAATCAAAGCGGAGGCTATGAAGGTGTTTAATATAAATGGAGCGACACTTTCTCTTGCACTCTACACCGATGTCACCAATTCCAAGTTAGCCTCTCTCTCTCGTTTTCTCTCATTATTCtaaaaacaatcataaattatgGAATATTAGCAACCTGTTATTGGAAATTTACATGTTAGTTGTTAATGAAAGAAAGATTTTATTGCAGTTTTGACTTGTTTGAAATTTGTATTTCTTCAAGTTATTGAGACTTTTCGTCATCCCAACTATCAGGGAGGCGTTGTAGTCTATAAACACCATTTTGTTCCTTTATCATTTCATTAGGTTAAATGGTTATTGGAGGTAATTGATTGGTCCAGTAAACATCAAAGTAGCTATGATAGAACAGATCATAAGgggctttatttttattttttgggtattgaTTTTGCAGTGATATTTTTTCTTTGATAATTACAAAAATGATATCTTGTTTTCCTTTTGTATAAGGAAGAGTGATGTAACTTAGcaaacaagaaacagaatttGTTAGCTCTTGGGTAGGTAGTTATTTTCGGTTTGATTTCTTATACTACATCATTATATATATAAGGCTGATACTGTTATCTATGAGTACTTTCTTTCAGTTTCTTTAGAATTCATTTCACATTTTGAAAACAAGGAAAGTAATTAGTACAATGTAGCAATTTCGTAATTAATAATGAAAACTTATCAACTTCAAATGAaaacaaaccaaaccaaacatatCATAAGGTAGTCaccaaacaaaaatatatatatatatatatatatatatatatatatatcataaggtTGTGTTTGGATTTTCCTTTGAGACTAAAATACGCAACGGCGAGTTGGAGACAAAAATTGTGTGTCCGTCTCCGCAACcaaatgagttttttttttttatctattggcTCTTTGTTTGTGTCAGAGATAGTATTTAGACGCAGCCTAAGGGATCACTTTAACTGGAAGTTATAATTCATGGTAGTTAGAGTTCAGTTTTCCACTTTTTCTTTTGATAATAAGAGTGTTTAGTGAGGCTAGTGTTCCAGCGGTTAGAAATGGTGACTTATAAACTAGTTGCTCCTTTCTAATTGTTTTAGAATGGTACCTGCAAATTCTTTACTCTTTCTATCATACAATGAGTCTGTAGAAGACTAAAAGTAAATATATGGAACACATTGTAAAATGTTTGCTATTTGTAATTGATTCTAAAGATTGGGATCCTGCTTCCCTGCCCTTTCGATAAATTATGTGATGGTATTCTTGTTTTCTCATAGGGAGCTCTTGGAAAGTATGCAAGCTGGGACATTGGAGCCAGAAGTTGCATTCCTCAATGCTTTACTTGTATTGTTTCTTATATTTGTGCTTTATGTCATACCCAGCACCATTTATATCCATGACTCTAGTGCTTAAaccattttcaaattttaatgatGACTGTTTTTCATCATTCTAATGTTTCAATTGTTATCAACTGAACCAGATTCTAGATGTTTTTCCTCTTCTAGCTGCTGCGCACAAGACACTTGTAGCTAAGTCACGGGATTCTTTGACCACACGCACTCTTCACTCAGAGCTTATTTACAATTACTCAGGGTCCAAGCATGTAAGTATGCATTTGTATTTGACTGATTCTGGTTCATTTTCCAATTAAGTAGGCTAACTTCTCCTTGTATCGTGGATAGATTAGTGAATCTTTGAAAAGATGTGGTATCTCAGATAACACGACATACATCCTTGCTGCTAGATTTGATGCTACTCCTAATGAGGTCGGACAATTCTAagacaccttttttttttttgagtatgTAACTTTAGTTCATCTCTGTCGTCAATAGATAAAAGCTATTGAGAAGCTCATtaatggaaaagagattgaactGGAGGAGCTGGAAGGGAGAGCAAACCAATCCCAGATACAAAAGGTTTGAAAGGGCACTGATTCTAATTTCTAATGACTTCGTATTGTTTTGTTCAGACTATATGATATtctaattctttctttttcagCACTACAAGATATATGCTCCCGAACTCGGAGTTTCATCACTTGCAGATGCAATAACTTGCCGAATTGCTTCTCGCGATGCCTTGTGAGAACGATGACTGTGATCTGCATGTATGTTACAAGTTTCGGTCTCTCTCATTGATCTATTTACAGAATCAAAAATGCTATTCGTACAtcaaaattagccactaaaatcagtcaccaatgtatttgtgtataaatacatgtgtgatttaatttattttcatcatATATTTGTATTCtggtatgtattttatactgatgactaactttggtggctgattttggtgtacacgtgACATAGTCCTTATAGAATATGTAAAAGAAAGCTTTTAGCTTCCATAAGAAGTACGTTACCTTTCCATGTTTCCTacatttgatatttattttagtCAATCTTACTTGAGTTTCTGTAACATTTCTTATGGAAATTGGGAAATCTAAAGTAAGCTTGTTGTTATGAATTTGTAtagtaacgttttatttttattttggtttctaaatttattatagtACAATAAGGTTGggtttatttcaaaattttcaaaaggtaattctaatttttttaccgTATAATTGAAGAGTTTTAGTTTTTGCAATATATATATGTCAAAATGTAATTTTCaaagtaagaaaaaaaattatgtttgccAAGTAAAATATGGAACAAACCCACCCCAATAAAAAGCAAAGTCAATTCATTTTGCTTAGTAACATATATATACTCAACAACTATTAAAGACTTAATTGTCTTTTAttctagaaaaattaaaagactACTATAACAAtgcttaataaaaatataaaattaaattaatatatttttttgtttaatttcaatatattgatagtgtaaaataattttatatagtcATCTAATTAGATATATATGTTTAGATAATTTTTAAGTAATTAacctaaaaattaattattttactaatataataatataagataaaatatttgtgtaaattatttttatattatttgtatgaaaattaaattctatatttATAAATGTAAAAAAGTATGTTTAAGGGATAAACAAAATGGCACCTAAAAGTTTACATGACTAATAAAAATAACCTATAACCTATAAGATTTGCACGGCAAATAagtttttgaattatttaaaaatgtgacaaaaataactaataaatattatatttttttataagtgataaattttgtatttaacaaataattaatctatttgatctaaatttttatgaggatgaaaatttttttttaataatgcttgtaaaaaattgtatcaaaatcaaattttttttaaaatatttttaatatctatttttttgtcgtatttttaaatcttttagacTTATTTGTCATtcgtaatttttataatatttttgtcgGCAATATAGACTTTCGAGTATAATCTTAGTAGTTTACTTTATGTCTAACAGTTAAGATATTATATTAGAGGTCAGCTCAAATTCGAAAAGTGATTGcacaaaaattatttatcatttattataaaaaaataatttcattaagaaaaagaaaaagaaaaagctgtcaacttttttttgttttcttttttttttcaataattgcaTGGCATTATGGCAACGAGAGAGTGAGTGAGCGATTTAAAGATTAGTGAGCGATTTAAGGATTCAAAGTTTAAAGTTCGAACGACAAATCAGTGACTTCTCTTTCTGCAATTCTGTGTCTTCTTCCATTCCATGGACGACTTCCTCACTCTTATTTGCACTAATTCTCCATTTGGAcgcttctcttttttcttctctcttcattcatcttccctctttttttaatttcttttttttccttttatcaaGGAACAAACGGTATTCCAATTCCCATGTTTAACAATTAGCGACAGTGTGTGCCACATGCGTTTATTTTTCATTCTGAAGTCAACCCCCAAGTGACTGTGACTAATTATTAAATCAACacttcaaatatgcacttttTTTCCATAAATGAATATTTGAATCAGAGTCATCACTTTCTGCGTCGTGCTATATCCTTATCTGATGCGAGATTATAGAATTGAGGAGTTATGGGCTTCTGAATCTGTTTCTGCTTTGTAATTGTGCTTAGAATTAAGTTTATTGCACGGACAGATTCAGGAATTTGACAAAAGAGGagcagaaaattaaaatattgtataattaaatataatattatatatttagtaaTACGGGCTTGTTATACATACAAACAAAAATGGCCTACAAGTGttacaagttggcccagcccatCAAAAATACACGCGCACTCACTCACTTTGACGGAGCGTCATTTACACGCGCGCAACTCAATGGTTGCGCTTCGCAAAAAGTGCTCGTTATGgcgcactcttccacttcttcttcGAAGAAAACACAAACCGTCCATTTTCGAGCAACATTGCAAACTGCAGAGATAGAACTCGTCGCGAAGATTAGAACTCTTCATCAACACAAGATAGAACTCTCGATCAACAATCTCcagaaaaaaaatgaagatataTTACTTAAGGTACGTTactattttacccatcttgtatatttttcacatttcgaaatcgaagaactagcttttactgttcttctacgttcttctaggttttactgttcttcttgttctaggtctcattttactgtttttaatgttctacttgttctaggttttactgttcttcttagttgttctaggtgctactgttcttcttgttctagttcttctcgtaactgatttttgggagtatattgcataatttggtgggtgtatatggagtaatttgttgggtgtatatggcatactttgttgggtgtatatttctgaactgatatactgtaatatAGTCAACATTTGCAACTGTTCTAatatttgcttgtccatgggtgtatattgcttgaccttgtaatgttgcttgaccttgtatatttatgcatgtttgagtaatatctgactgatatctatgggtgtatttttcatttcagaaaaaatggcaggcagaaaccaagctgaaaaaaatgtaagaacaaatatatgtcttagatgAAATCAGTTTTTCATAATAGAAATATCTCTGactctaattttgctttgtttacagcaaaccaaagacctTAAATGTGCAACCCATTTGTTGAGTGACAAATTCAGAAATATGAGCgaggagaagaaagaaattattagggatttgggatttggtggcctgatgcacatcccgccgctaagggtgcatcaccaaaTATTAAGGGAGTTGTCTAACTCCTTTAAAGTAGGGAAAAACAGACTCGAAACCGGATACGGTTCTTTTAAAGTAAGACCAAAAACAATAGGGGCTGCGCTTGGCATCAACGCGTCAGGTAACTCGCTACAAACATGGGTGTATATGAGCCATATTCAGGTGTATTTcaattgatgcttgggtgtatttgaactgattttcatactatgttgttttcctttttgtaggagatctatttcctcaaAAAGTCAATTATAAGGATCTTTCTGAAGacgacaaataaatttttagaagattccagggtaagaccctcaaaaatcTGACGGATGAGATGATGGCTATTGGCGTTGATAATGAACAGGATCGCctcatgttcaagaggattttcatcctctatatacagatggcgttcctgttaccaacaacaataaacaaaatctcacATGTGCATCTGGCACCAATTTTCAAAATGGACACAATAACAGAGCGGAATTGGGGAGCACATGTTTTGAATTTTATCATCAAGGGCATAACAGATTACAATCTAAAAAAGAACAAGTCAATTGACGGCTGCCTGTTTGTCCTGATGATAGTTTACTTTCATCTATccaaaaataaagacaagaagaGGGCAGAAAGACCTCCAGaaccctggattgccaactggactagAGAGCAATTGATCGAAAGAATGAGGGCAGAAATGGAGGAATATATGGTAAGTGAACAAAATATCTTGGGTGTATTCTTGGGtatattttatttacctgaatgctgctaattaaaatttctaatgtttcaggggattgtaaagatggcggaaacaaaggaaaaaatgaaaaaaataaagaaaaaagaaaaaaaaacaagaaaccaaaaaaacaaaaaaaaggaaggcaagttcaacatcatcatctgaGACTGAAACAACTGATAGTGAccattctacctctgagtctgagactgaagaagactcagaggattcaccAAGAAAACAACCCAGCCAAAAAGCCAAAAAGTAAGTAACATACTTGGATTTATTTTGTTTATCCAGTTGGATGTATTTTgtttatcaagttgggtgtattttgtttatccggttgggtgtattttgtttatcaagTTGGGTGTGTTTTGTGCAttaatttgggtgtattttgtgcattcatttgggtgtattttatccctttagtatgtttttaaataATGATTGTATGCCTTTCAGAATGGagtccaaaaaaagaaagaagattcaggaggattctgattcagaatctaaATCAATtgatgagtaatgttctgaaattattactcctttccttTGGGTTTATTATCAAGATTTCATGTATTAACAGAgtatcttttattaacttatagAAGCAAAGAATCATCACCAATGGAGaagcaaaaaacaaagaaaaagactcagagaacaccaaaaaagtatgcacttctttggatagtattttgtgatcaaattaattttgtatttctgaTTCATACTTATTTTTTCTCTCCAGAacacaatccaaaaagaaaaaggtcaTTGTTGAGGATTCATCTCCTGAGCAAGCTCAATCCTATCATGGGTACAGTACTTTGTAAGCTATATTATCGtctatcatcaaaattatatttgttaacatgttcttttatgCATGTACTGTCAGATCTGAAATTGGAACTGAAGAATTAGATGAATTCTTAAGGGAAAACAATGAAAAATCTGCTGCACAGGGGTATGtcttgttgggtgtatatttcagattttagggtgttttctttgctaataattgtttcttgtttggCAGGGAGAAGGAAGCTGACTTGCGATCGACGGAAGGTCACTATATCTCATCTAAAatgtaagaagctttatttgataaaatcttgttatcctgATTTAACAGTATGATATTTTTTGTGAATAACATGTACTCTATTATGTTTAGAATATCGGACGTAAACTCggaaagtgatgatccttcctctcaaggacacaCAGACCAAAGTAGCATAAACAAACCGgcagagagcatgtaatttctctttcaaataaccgttgcttttgttcttttattaccttctacttctaattctgtatatatattttttagaaaaaaaaagctctttattgttttattcgagaaaaaaaggcaggaaaaaaaagcaaaaactgcaagtatgtaagttctcaaaaaacaaagcctgtctttCTTTTGAATGCTTCGGGTGTATTTTTTACTTTCttagggtgtattttaggttgagtctggttgaagagtcagccagtgagccggctgaagagaatatgatggttgtgagggaagaGACACAGTCGAAGCGCTagcaatgtgagtttttcaagaaaatttcaaccttataacctttttattttcggAAGCTTTGTTAACCTTTTATTTTTCAtcttgtttagagttccgatTCAAGTTTGTCTACCACTGTCCCAAACAACCACTATGCTGGAAATTGAAGA
This window harbors:
- the LOC112777495 gene encoding uncharacterized protein isoform X2, yielding MLGERLLPLPLAVSHPQGHPSVSESRHSLVSARLPCARHLRRQKQHVPGWSSSFCFEPRRQQLVPDLHRVRRPKSHATVTAGVTLTGRRIKAEAMKVFNINGATLSLALYTDVTNSKELLESMQAGTLEPEVAFLNALLILDVFPLLAAAHKTLVAKSRDSLTTRTLHSELIYNYSGSKHIKAIEKLINGKEIELEELEGRANQSQIQKHYKIYAPELGVSSLADAITCRIASRDAL
- the LOC112777495 gene encoding uncharacterized protein isoform X1 — protein: MLGERLLPLPLAVSHPQGHPSVSESRHSLVSARLPCARHLRRQKQHVPGWSSSFCFEPRRQQLVPDLHRVRRPKSHATVTAGVTLTGRRIKAEAMKVFNINGATLSLALYTDVTNSKELLESMQAGTLEPEVAFLNALLILDVFPLLAAAHKTLVAKSRDSLTTRTLHSELIYNYSGSKHISESLKRCGISDNTTYILAARFDATPNEIKAIEKLINGKEIELEELEGRANQSQIQKHYKIYAPELGVSSLADAITCRIASRDAL
- the LOC112777495 gene encoding uncharacterized protein isoform X3 — protein: MKVFNINGATLSLALYTDVTNSKELLESMQAGTLEPEVAFLNALLILDVFPLLAAAHKTLVAKSRDSLTTRTLHSELIYNYSGSKHISESLKRCGISDNTTYILAARFDATPNEIKAIEKLINGKEIELEELEGRANQSQIQKHYKIYAPELGVSSLADAITCRIASRDAL